In the Haliaeetus albicilla chromosome 7, bHalAlb1.1, whole genome shotgun sequence genome, one interval contains:
- the FAM117A gene encoding protein FAM117A isoform X4, whose amino-acid sequence MNDKATQPCFSSLQTPVSWHDAEVGKASSSAHKRSASWGSTDHRREIAKLKQQLQRTKLNGRSGKEKEKSSPLQGDHAVLGSLRDSPSGFLSPSPILRLSPCLHRSLEGLNQELEEAFVKEQGDEELLRILDVPDGHRAPVPAQRGSGDASLTLEPSSGSCSSLSLSPSPSVPLHLSPHTPVRLAAEEPSSAADEVQPDPKEKEEGSPSPVLAFASSPRPNHSYMFKREPPEGCEKVRAFEEASSPSPDQPFQPSCPDKNKVHFNPTGSAFCPVSLVKPLFPNVGLLFRGFPASSSPGTGTFTSCQPTAPSPFLGVRKDAAVDSFSEVSKSPSLNYEHWKRGQPEENVVFHSSLVV is encoded by the exons ATGAATGACAAAGCTACCCAG CCGTGTTTCTCATCACTTCAGACTCCAGTGTCCTGGCATGATGCAGAAGTGGGGAAAGCCAGCTCCAGTGCTCACAAGCGTTCTGCTTCTTGGGGTAGCACAGATCACCGCAGAGAG ATTGCCAAACTGAAGCAACAGCTCCAGCGAACAAAGCTAAATGGCAGAAGTggcaaagaaaaggagaagagctCCCCGCTCCAGGGGGACCATGCTGTCCTTGGATCGCTCAGG GACTCTCCTTCAGGCTTCCTTTCTCCATCTCCCATTTTGAGGCTCAGCCCCTGCTTGCATAGGAGCCTGGAGGGGCTAAACCAGGAACTGGAGGAAGCGTTTGTGAAGGAACAGGGAGATGAAGAGCTTTTGCGG ATACTGGATGTCCCAGATGGCCACAGGGCACCAGTGCCTGCCCAGAGAGGCTCTGGAGATGCATCCCTGACTCTGGAGCCCAGCagtggcagctgcagcagcctctctctttctccttccccatccGTGCCTCTCCACCTTTCCCCACACACCCCGGTGAGGCTGGCAGCAGAAGAGCCCTCCTCTGCGGCAGACGAGGTGCAGCCAGATCCAAAGGAGAAAG AGGAGGGCAGCCCTTCACCAGTCCTGGCCTTTGCTTCTTCTCCTCGACCCAACCACAGCTACATGTTTAAACGGGAACCTCCCGAGGGATGTGAGAAGGTCCGGGCCTTTGAAGAAGCTTC ctcccccagccctgaTCAGCCTTTTCAGCCTTCCTGCCCAGATAAGAACAAAGTGCACTTCAACCCCACCGGTTCTGCCTTCTGCCCTGTCAGCCTGGTGAAGCCTCTCTTCCCAAACGTGGGCCTCCTCTTCAGGGGCTTTCCAGCTTCTTCCAGCCCTGGCACGGGCACATTTACATCCTGCCAgcccacagcccccagccccttcctcGGGGTGCGGAAGGACGCTGCAGTAGATAGCTTCAGCGAGGTGTCCAAGTCTCCTTCACTGAATTACGAACACTGGAAGCGCGGCCAGCCAGAGGAGAACGTCGTCTTCCACAGCTCTCTCGTGGTGTGA
- the FAM117A gene encoding protein FAM117A isoform X1 — protein sequence MAGAAGASCCCRGGAGGLQPLRATVPFQLQQRRGDGGRAASVPCAAAVEKTCRPRQPRVRRTSSLDTIVGSYLLGQWPRDAEGASTSCMNDKATQPCFSSLQTPVSWHDAEVGKASSSAHKRSASWGSTDHRREIAKLKQQLQRTKLNGRSGKEKEKSSPLQGDHAVLGSLRDSPSGFLSPSPILRLSPCLHRSLEGLNQELEEAFVKEQGDEELLRILDVPDGHRAPVPAQRGSGDASLTLEPSSGSCSSLSLSPSPSVPLHLSPHTPVRLAAEEPSSAADEVQPDPKEKEEGSPSPVLAFASSPRPNHSYMFKREPPEGCEKVRAFEEASSPSPDQPFQPSCPDKNKVHFNPTGSAFCPVSLVKPLFPNVGLLFRGFPASSSPGTGTFTSCQPTAPSPFLGVRKDAAVDSFSEVSKSPSLNYEHWKRGQPEENVVFHSSLVV from the exons CTAGCGTTCCCTGTGCTGCCGCTGTTGAGAAGACCTGCCGTCCCCGGCAGCCCCGCGTGCGGCGCACCTCTTCGCTAGACACCATTGTGGGCTCGTACCTGTTGGGACAGTGGCCAAGGGATGCTGAAGGAGCTTCCACTTCGTGCATGAATGACAAAGCTACCCAG CCGTGTTTCTCATCACTTCAGACTCCAGTGTCCTGGCATGATGCAGAAGTGGGGAAAGCCAGCTCCAGTGCTCACAAGCGTTCTGCTTCTTGGGGTAGCACAGATCACCGCAGAGAG ATTGCCAAACTGAAGCAACAGCTCCAGCGAACAAAGCTAAATGGCAGAAGTggcaaagaaaaggagaagagctCCCCGCTCCAGGGGGACCATGCTGTCCTTGGATCGCTCAGG GACTCTCCTTCAGGCTTCCTTTCTCCATCTCCCATTTTGAGGCTCAGCCCCTGCTTGCATAGGAGCCTGGAGGGGCTAAACCAGGAACTGGAGGAAGCGTTTGTGAAGGAACAGGGAGATGAAGAGCTTTTGCGG ATACTGGATGTCCCAGATGGCCACAGGGCACCAGTGCCTGCCCAGAGAGGCTCTGGAGATGCATCCCTGACTCTGGAGCCCAGCagtggcagctgcagcagcctctctctttctccttccccatccGTGCCTCTCCACCTTTCCCCACACACCCCGGTGAGGCTGGCAGCAGAAGAGCCCTCCTCTGCGGCAGACGAGGTGCAGCCAGATCCAAAGGAGAAAG AGGAGGGCAGCCCTTCACCAGTCCTGGCCTTTGCTTCTTCTCCTCGACCCAACCACAGCTACATGTTTAAACGGGAACCTCCCGAGGGATGTGAGAAGGTCCGGGCCTTTGAAGAAGCTTC ctcccccagccctgaTCAGCCTTTTCAGCCTTCCTGCCCAGATAAGAACAAAGTGCACTTCAACCCCACCGGTTCTGCCTTCTGCCCTGTCAGCCTGGTGAAGCCTCTCTTCCCAAACGTGGGCCTCCTCTTCAGGGGCTTTCCAGCTTCTTCCAGCCCTGGCACGGGCACATTTACATCCTGCCAgcccacagcccccagccccttcctcGGGGTGCGGAAGGACGCTGCAGTAGATAGCTTCAGCGAGGTGTCCAAGTCTCCTTCACTGAATTACGAACACTGGAAGCGCGGCCAGCCAGAGGAGAACGTCGTCTTCCACAGCTCTCTCGTGGTGTGA
- the FAM117A gene encoding protein FAM117A isoform X2, with protein MAGAAGASCCCRGGAGGLQPLRATVPFQLQQRRGDGGRAASVPCAAAVEKTCRPRQPRVRRTSSLDTIVGSYLLGQWPRDAEGASTSCMNDKATQTPVSWHDAEVGKASSSAHKRSASWGSTDHRREIAKLKQQLQRTKLNGRSGKEKEKSSPLQGDHAVLGSLRDSPSGFLSPSPILRLSPCLHRSLEGLNQELEEAFVKEQGDEELLRILDVPDGHRAPVPAQRGSGDASLTLEPSSGSCSSLSLSPSPSVPLHLSPHTPVRLAAEEPSSAADEVQPDPKEKEEGSPSPVLAFASSPRPNHSYMFKREPPEGCEKVRAFEEASSPSPDQPFQPSCPDKNKVHFNPTGSAFCPVSLVKPLFPNVGLLFRGFPASSSPGTGTFTSCQPTAPSPFLGVRKDAAVDSFSEVSKSPSLNYEHWKRGQPEENVVFHSSLVV; from the exons CTAGCGTTCCCTGTGCTGCCGCTGTTGAGAAGACCTGCCGTCCCCGGCAGCCCCGCGTGCGGCGCACCTCTTCGCTAGACACCATTGTGGGCTCGTACCTGTTGGGACAGTGGCCAAGGGATGCTGAAGGAGCTTCCACTTCGTGCATGAATGACAAAGCTACCCAG ACTCCAGTGTCCTGGCATGATGCAGAAGTGGGGAAAGCCAGCTCCAGTGCTCACAAGCGTTCTGCTTCTTGGGGTAGCACAGATCACCGCAGAGAG ATTGCCAAACTGAAGCAACAGCTCCAGCGAACAAAGCTAAATGGCAGAAGTggcaaagaaaaggagaagagctCCCCGCTCCAGGGGGACCATGCTGTCCTTGGATCGCTCAGG GACTCTCCTTCAGGCTTCCTTTCTCCATCTCCCATTTTGAGGCTCAGCCCCTGCTTGCATAGGAGCCTGGAGGGGCTAAACCAGGAACTGGAGGAAGCGTTTGTGAAGGAACAGGGAGATGAAGAGCTTTTGCGG ATACTGGATGTCCCAGATGGCCACAGGGCACCAGTGCCTGCCCAGAGAGGCTCTGGAGATGCATCCCTGACTCTGGAGCCCAGCagtggcagctgcagcagcctctctctttctccttccccatccGTGCCTCTCCACCTTTCCCCACACACCCCGGTGAGGCTGGCAGCAGAAGAGCCCTCCTCTGCGGCAGACGAGGTGCAGCCAGATCCAAAGGAGAAAG AGGAGGGCAGCCCTTCACCAGTCCTGGCCTTTGCTTCTTCTCCTCGACCCAACCACAGCTACATGTTTAAACGGGAACCTCCCGAGGGATGTGAGAAGGTCCGGGCCTTTGAAGAAGCTTC ctcccccagccctgaTCAGCCTTTTCAGCCTTCCTGCCCAGATAAGAACAAAGTGCACTTCAACCCCACCGGTTCTGCCTTCTGCCCTGTCAGCCTGGTGAAGCCTCTCTTCCCAAACGTGGGCCTCCTCTTCAGGGGCTTTCCAGCTTCTTCCAGCCCTGGCACGGGCACATTTACATCCTGCCAgcccacagcccccagccccttcctcGGGGTGCGGAAGGACGCTGCAGTAGATAGCTTCAGCGAGGTGTCCAAGTCTCCTTCACTGAATTACGAACACTGGAAGCGCGGCCAGCCAGAGGAGAACGTCGTCTTCCACAGCTCTCTCGTGGTGTGA